The following are from one region of the Vidua macroura isolate BioBank_ID:100142 chromosome 15, ASM2450914v1, whole genome shotgun sequence genome:
- the MYOT gene encoding myotilin — MQSPSLSLSGSAYGTTPVFTKGLQNIRATKGQLVVFECRVHSTPTLQVHWYREYDQIVDSADFRILRKKACSSAVPEEVCTLVITEAFPEDSGIFKCVAENEFGSAASSAHLSVSPGAKELESFGAAAPRLAVQVTMKKPTFPRSSPTGAKDRGAAALPSYSPESPGLGTRAAATSFGQKNSKSQAEDFHGAYENSPRASPPRENPLQESLYSARQGFHSIQEPGQENFCGLSPSFYQPPIQSQLSPTKTQDSRETSPMSVPNLPSVSSMCQPTMFNYERPKHFIQSKNVCQGQQQPPGPAASTEPSREIKQSSILIQPRNPSGQKFSSSSSLSSSITLSSPSCSAPKESTYPITPASAQSPASSSSGQRLPPMPNQSPAAFLCSVLPSQPDYNSPAPSPVEPHYSQPMYNKQASINSMQKTSDQEIRGTKEALIQDLEKKLRCKDSLLQNGNQRLTYEERMARRLLGPVNAASVLDTQGEDSMQNAQHQNAENTRLQVPTTHVRSRPSSRGDDRGHDSIQEKFFQPRFTQVPEDVVIEEGRFCRLDFKVSGLPTPDVMWYQNGRMVHQDQFHKMIVSEKGFHSFIFEAVKSADAGTYECVAVNRAGEASFTVKVEVIAKEHHTPPTFIFKPQSKKVFEGDTARLECQISAIPTPRIYWKRNNEMVQYNTDRISLLHDNTGRICLLIHNATKKDAGWYTVSAVNGAGVATCHARLEVATHTNKPLPAPKQLRVRPTFSKYLALNGRGLDVKQAFSPEGEFQRLAEQSGLYESDEL, encoded by the exons ATGCAGAGTCCCTCGCTGAGCCTGTCTGGGTCTGCCTATGGAACCACACCTGTGTTTACAAAG GGTCTACAGAACATAAGAGCCACCAAGGGTCAGTTGGTGGTGTTTGAGTGTCGCGTTCACTCCACACCCACCCTGCAGGTTCACTGGTACAGGGAATATGATCAGATCGTGGATTCTGCCGATTTCCGAATCCTGCGGAAAA AGGCTTGTTCATCAGCAGTTCCTG AGGAAGTCTGCACCCTGGTTATTACAGAAGCTTTTCCAGAAGATTCTGGAATATTTAAATGTGTTGCTGAAAATGAATTTGGGTCTGCAGCGTCCAGTGCACATCTCTCTGTTTCCCCAG GAGCTAAAGAGCTGGAAAGctttggagctgctgcccccAGGCTAGCTGTGCAGGTCACCATGAAGAAACCCAccttccccaggagcagccccacaggAGCCAAGGACCgtggggcagctgctctgccatccTACAGCCCAGAGAGCCCCGGGCTGGGCACTCGAGCAGCAGCCACGAGCTTTGGCCAGAAGAACTCCAAGAGCCAAGCTGAAGATTTCCATGGAGCTTATGAGAATTCACCTCGGGCTTCGCCTCCGCG GGAAAATCCACTCCAAGAAAGCCTCTATTCTGCAAGGCAAGGGTTCCATTCTATCCAGGAGCCTGGCCAAGAAAACTTTTGTGGCCTATCACCTAGCTTTTACCAGCCACCTATCCAAAGCCAATTATCACCAACAAAAACCCAGGACAGCCGTGAAACCTCTCCTATGAGTGTCCCTAATCTCCCATCAGTTTCCTCTATGTGCCAACCAACCATGTTTAACTACGAACGTCCAAAACACTTTATCCAGTCTAAGAACGTGTGtcaagggcagcagcagcctccaggaCCTGCAGCCTCTACAGAGCCAAGCAGAGAAATCAAACAGTCCTCCATCCTCATCCAGCCTCGTAACCCCAGCGGGCAGAAATTCTCCTCCTCGTCATCGCTGAGCTCTTCAATCACGCTCTCCTCGCCTTCCTGTAGTGCCCCTAAGGAATCCACATATCCCATCACACCTGCATCTGCACAGTCTCCTGCTAGCTCATCATCTGGGCAGAGGCTTCCACCCATGCCTAACCAATCCCCCGCAGCCTTCCTGTGCTCCGTGCTCCCCTCGCAGCCCGACTATaacagcccagctccttctcccgTGGAACCTCA TTACTCACAGCCCATGTATAACAAACAAGCCAGCATCAACTCTATGCAGAAGACATCAGACCAAGAAATCCGAGGAACAAAGGAGGCCCTCATTCAGGACTTGGAAAAGAAACTCCGATGCAAAGACAGCCTTCTCCAGAACGGCAACCAG CGACTGACTTATGAAGAGAGGATGGCTCGCAGGCTGCTCGGGCCAGTGAACGCTGCCTCTGTGCTGGACACACAGGGTGAAGACAGCATGCAGAATGCACAG CACCAGAATGCAGAAAACACCAGGCTGCAGGTTCCTACAACACATGTAAG GAGCAGACCATCCTCAAGAGGCGACGATCGTGGACATGACTCAATCCAGGAGAAGTTTTTTCAGCCACGTTTTACACAAGTGCCTGAAGATGTAGTGATTGAGGAGGGGCGGTTCTGCAGGCTCGACTTCAAA GTCAGTGGGCTCCCGACTCCAGATGTGATGTGGTACCAGAATGGAAGGATGGTTCATCAGGATCAGTTCCATAAAATGATAGTGTCAGAAAAGGGGTTCCACTCGTTTATTTTTGAAGCAGTCAAATCAGCTGATGCAGGGACATACGAATGTGTGGCTGTCAACCGCGCAGGAGAAGCGTCTTTCACAGTAAAAGTGGAAGTAATTG CTAAAGAACATCACACGCCTCCAACTTTCATTTTCAAGCCACAAAGCAAAAAGGTTTTTGAAGGAGACACAGCCAGACTCGAATGCCAGATCTCTGCCATCCCAACACCTCGGATttactggaaaagaaacaacGAAATGGTACAATATAATACAGACCGAATAAG CTTGCTCCATGACAATACTGGAAGGATTTGCCTCCTGATCCATAATGCAACCAAGAAGGATGCTGGCTGGTACACCGTGTCTGCTGTCAACGGGGCAGGGGTGGCCACATGCCATGCCAGGCTAGAGGTTGCAA cACATACAAATAAGCCACTTCCAGCCCCAAAGCAGTTACGGGTTCGACCAACTTTTAGCAAGTATTTGGCACTTAATGGAAGAGGACTGGATGTGAAACAAGCTTTCTCACCAGAAGGGGAGTTTCAGCGTTTGGCTGAGCAGTCTGGACTCTATGAAAGTGATGAACTTTAa